The DNA segment CCAGGTTTGCCGGTTCGTGTTCAACCACATGGGTTAAACGTTCAACGGCTTTATCCAGTTGTCCCGACATCAAGGCGCCCATGCCCAGCATGAATTGTGCATAGGTATTATGCGGGTCGCGGTCGGCTACTTCGCGGATTTTTTGAATTCCTTCCATCGGATTGTCGCTGATCCCTCCAAAAAGGTAGCAACTTCCCAGTCCGATCTTCAGTGAATCATTGGCCGGATCCAATTGTAAAGCCTTCTCAAACAACTCTTTGGCTTCAAGCGCCATCCATCTTTTCAGGGCGGGGTCTTCCTGCCGGCGGACCCCGTCTAAATAGAATTGGGCAGCAAAGGTGAGGTTTTTTTGAGAATTTTCCAATTTAGCCGCCTGACCGGTATACCAGGCAAAAGGAAGCAGCAAATGGGCAGAGTCTTTCCAGAAGTCTGCCAGTTGCCTGTATACCTTGATCTGCTGTTCTTTTACGTCACCGCGCACAACGGCTGATTCCAGCTTGCTCACATGGGCCTGCTGTGATGGAGTCAGCTTCTGGCGGGAAGCGGCCAGGATCGTTTCAATGTTCAATTGCCCTGCAGCCGGGGCTGCTGCAGGTGAAGTGTTATTTTTCGGGGGTATGGTTCTGCCAAAGAAGTATACCAGACAGAAGAGTATAACTCCGCTGCCTATCAGGATCATCTGCTGCTTTTTCACGTATCAGTGTAAATTTATTGAGCAGCAAATTTACATTTCATCATCGGGGTTTGGTTGATCTTCTTTGACGGACTGCAATTTTTTAACTTCTGCTACAAATTCTTTAGCAGGTTTGAATGCAGGAATGTAATGTTCAGGGATGTGTACCGCAATGTTTTTCTTAATGTTGCGGCCGATTTTAGCAGCCCGCTTTTTCGTAATAAAGCTGCCAAATCCACGAATGTAGATGTTTTCTCCTTGGGATAAGGTATCTTTCACTTCCTTGAACATGGTCTCGAGCGTAACCAAAACATCAACCTTGGGAATACCTGTTTTTTCAGATATTTGGTTAACGAGGTCTGCCTTTCT comes from the Paraflavitalea devenefica genome and includes:
- a CDS encoding HU family DNA-binding protein, with the translated sequence MRKADLVNQISEKTGIPKVDVLVTLETMFKEVKDTLSQGENIYIRGFGSFITKKRAAKIGRNIKKNIAVHIPEHYIPAFKPAKEFVAEVKKLQSVKEDQPNPDDEM
- a CDS encoding tetratricopeptide repeat protein — translated: MKKQQMILIGSGVILFCLVYFFGRTIPPKNNTSPAAAPAAGQLNIETILAASRQKLTPSQQAHVSKLESAVVRGDVKEQQIKVYRQLADFWKDSAHLLLPFAWYTGQAAKLENSQKNLTFAAQFYLDGVRRQEDPALKRWMALEAKELFEKALQLDPANDSLKIGLGSCYLFGGISDNPMEGIQKIREVADRDPHNTYAQFMLGMGALMSGQLDKAVERLTHVVEHEPANLEALLMLADACERKGDKTNAIKWYTEGKKLLKDPGFIKDIDDRINLLKK